Proteins encoded together in one Peptococcus niger window:
- a CDS encoding S-layer homology domain-containing protein, with protein sequence PQKPDEEKPAIDGSSAAYLAGYPDGSIRPDGVITRAESAKIIALLKEMDVSNTEKPAFGDVASGWYNPYINAVVRAGLMKGYLDGTFKPNAPITRAEFAQMIMPLDKENSAAAPFADVKGHWAEKAINQAYGNGRIRGYPDGTFRPDGQITRAEAVTICNNLFNRKVDGEGLKTTLKNPEKIKTFTDLDKSHWAYYEILEAANAHDYQIRHKGQMVENWIEVK encoded by the coding sequence AGCCGCAGAAGCCCGATGAAGAAAAACCGGCAATTGACGGCTCCTCTGCCGCCTATTTAGCCGGCTATCCTGACGGCAGCATCAGACCTGATGGCGTCATCACCAGGGCGGAAAGTGCCAAAATCATCGCCCTCTTAAAAGAAATGGATGTTTCCAACACCGAAAAACCGGCCTTTGGCGACGTGGCCTCCGGTTGGTACAATCCTTATATTAACGCAGTGGTTCGGGCGGGATTAATGAAGGGCTACCTTGACGGCACATTTAAGCCGAACGCCCCCATCACCCGGGCAGAATTTGCCCAAATGATCATGCCCTTGGATAAAGAAAATTCCGCGGCGGCGCCCTTTGCCGATGTAAAAGGCCATTGGGCAGAAAAGGCCATCAACCAAGCCTATGGCAACGGAAGAATCAGGGGTTATCCGGATGGGACCTTTAGACCGGATGGACAAATCACCCGGGCAGAAGCCGTCACCATCTGCAACAACCTCTTTAATAGAAAGGTAGATGGAGAAGGGTTAAAGACCACCCTTAAAAATCCGGAAAAAATAAAGACCTTTACCGACCTGGATAAGTCCCACTGGGCCTATTATGAAATCCTAGAAGCAGCCAATGCACATGATTACCAAATAAGGCATAAGGGCCAGATGGTCGAAAACTGGATAGAAGTCAAGTAA